The following proteins are encoded in a genomic region of Diadema setosum chromosome 10, eeDiaSeto1, whole genome shotgun sequence:
- the LOC140234112 gene encoding uncharacterized peptidase C1-like protein F26E4.3, translating into MAATPTTAAAVFFFLVAFTALFVCCSTQTPPAYCAIRGCCPGRDDECHAPFPTSNPTTRCYCDLFCNRSDADCCPDFYGECLGIEPPREIEELRKVELELLCCHDDRDYPVGATLQVNCNTCTCTPVLYEFASFVCEQKDCAIKPLALDQINDGNFGWFAGNQTAFWGTTTEDMMHYRLGTMKPTPAVMSMNELQADMGDLVLPDEFDSRAHWPGLITDVQNQGNCASSWAMSTTATASDRLAIQSNGTLRAAHLSPQHLLSCNVKRQQGCNGGHLDRAWWYMRKRGIVSEQCYPYMSGMSPDLQMKKGTCYIKGRGGPSYCPNPAIRSERYVSTPPYRIKNDERQIQAEIFRNGPVQAVFNVKSDFFMYRGGVYRHIAMKATPTDVKFSTDQSAVQGDGVFEDEEGGWHSVRILGWGVDRSYANRPLKYWLCANSWGKEWGENGLFRVIRGENECGIESLVIGVWAKIDSDMMSPMKSNNVI; encoded by the exons ATGGCTGCCACTCCCACCACCGCCGCCGCcgtcttcttctttcttgtcgCCTTCACCGCCCTTTTCGTGTGCTGCTCCACCCAGACACCCCCTGCCTACTGCGCGATAAGGGGCTGCTGCCCGGGCAGAGACGACGAGTGCCACGCCCCCTTTCCGACCAGCAACCCAACCACGCGCTGCTACTGTGACCTGTTCTGCAACCGGAGCGACGCGGACTGCTGCCCGGACTTCTACGGGGAATGTCTGGGTATCGAACCCCCGAGAGAAATAGAGGAATTGAGGAAAG TGGAATTAGAGCTTCTATGTTGTCATGACGACAGGGACTATCCCGTGGGCGCCACTTTGCAGGTCAACTGTAACACGTG TACGTGTACGCCTGTCCTGTACGAGTTTGCGTCATTCGTCTGTGAGCAGAAAGACTGTGCTATAAAGCCTTTGGCGCTGGACCAGATCAACGACGGAAATTTTGG CTGGTTCGCCGGGAACCAGACGGCTTTCTGGGGCACGACGACCGAGGACATGATGCACTACCGTCTAGGAACGATGAAACCCACGCCGGCCGTGATGAGTATGAACGAGCTCCAGGCCGATATGGGCGACTTAGTGCTGCCGGACGAGTTTGATTCGCGGGCGCACTGGCCGGGCCTGATTACGGACGTCCAAAACCAGGGCAACTGCGCCAGTTCTTGGGCTATGTCAACGACAG CCACCGCCTCCGACCGCCTCGCCATTCAGTCGAATGGGACCCTGAGGGCGGCGCATCTATCACCGCAGCACCTGCTGTCGTGCAACGTCAAGAGGCAGCAGGGGTGCAACGGTGGGCATCTCGACAGGGCGTGGTGGTACATGAGGAAACGGGG GATTGTGTCCGAGCAGTGCTACCCATATATGAGTGGGATGTCCCCTGACCTACAGATGAAGAAAGGAACGTGCTACATCAAGGGGCGCGGTGGCCCAAGTTACTGCCCGAATCCGGCCATCAGGAGTGAGCGATACGTCTCGACTCCACCTTACAGGATAAAGAACGAT GAGCGGCAAATCCAGGCAGAAATATTCAGGAATGGTCCCGTTCAAG CCGTTTTCAATGTCAAGAGCGATTTCTTCATGTACCGAGGCGGCGTTTACAGACACATTGCGATGAAAGCGACTCCGACGGACGTCAAGTTTAGCACGGACCAGTCGGCCGTCCAAGGGGACGGTGTGTTTGAGGACGAGGAAGGTGGCTGGCACTCGGTCAGGATTCTGGGATGGGGCGTCGACAGATCATACGCGAACAGACCGCTGAAATACTGG CTCTGCGCGAACTCATGGGGCAAGGAATGGGGTGAGAATGGTCTCTTCCGCGTCATCCGAGGCGAGAACGAGTGCGGCATCGAGAGCCTTGTCATCGGCGTCTGGGCGAAGATCGACAGCGACATGATGAGTCCAATGAAGTCGAATAACGTCATCTAA